CCCGTGGCGCACGGCACGACGAATGATACGACGAAGTACATAACCTCGCCCTTCATTTGAAGGCATTACCCCATCCGAAACTAAAAATGCACAAGAACGGATATGGTCGGCAATTACGCGTAATGATTTATCAGATAAATCTTGCGCATGAGTCACAGATGCTGCTGCGCTAATTAAATTTTGGAAAATATCGATTTCATAATTTGAATGCACGCCCTGCATAATGGCAGAAATACGCTCAAGACCCATCCCAGTATCAACAGACTGTTTTGGTAATGGCTCCATGGTGCCATCCGCATGACGGTTATATTGCATGAAAACGAGATTCCAAATTTCAATAAAACGGTCCCCATCTTCTTCTGGTGAACCTGGAGGTCCTCCCCAAATTTCTTCACCATGATCATAAAAGATTTCTGAACAAGGTCCACATGGCCCAGTGTCACCCATAGACCAGAAGTTATCTGCAGTATCAATACGAATAATGCGGTCTTCTGGTAAACCTATGTGTTTATTCCAAAGATCAAATGCTTCATCATCAGTGTGATAAACCGTAACTAACAATTTCTCTTTAGGTAGCTGAAGAGTTTCGGTTAAAAACTGCCAAGCAAACTTAATCGCATCTTCTTTGAAGTAATCACCAAAACTAAAGTTACCCAACATTTCAAAGAAAGTATGATGACGGGCCGTGTATCCCACATTTTCTAGGTCATTATGCTTACCACCAGCACGAACACAGCGCTGCGAGCTTGTAGCTCGGGTGTAAGGACGTTGATCTGCACCTAAAAATACATCTTTAAATTGCACCATCCCGGCATTGGTAAATAATAAAGTCGGGTCATTACCCGGTACCAACGAACTAGAGGTGATGGCTTGGTGCTGTTTTGACGAAAAAAAGTCTAAAAAAGCTTGGCGGATTTGTGCGGTAGTCATGTGCGGCATGCGGTTATTCTCACTCGTCTGACGGCTCTGCGTGCATTGCAAATTCAATTTGTTCATGATTAAAACCTCGATAACTCAAGTAGCGAAATATTTTCGCTTTTTCTTTGAATTCAAGGTTTCCAGTAATTCCAGAAAACTTCCTATTATATGCTGCTTGGGCTTGTTGATACCAGTCAATTTCCATCTCATCGATCAGGGTTTCAAGTAAGGTTCGCTCAATTCCTTTACCCGCAGCTTCGGCCTGGATACGCTTCAATCCATGAAGCTTTGCCAGATGGCGTCTGATAAAACTTTCACAATATCGTTTCTCATCTATAAATGAATGCTGTTCACACCAATCAAGAAGAGTATCAATAAAGTCAGCCGTTGCGCCTTTTTGTTTTAGCTTGAACGTTAAATCTCGTCGTGAGTATTCTTGACGAGATAACAGCCAGAGCACGTAATTCTTTAATTTTTGCTTTTCGTGATCATCCATCAAGCGTCAAATCGCCCAGTGCTACTGGTCTCAGAGTTTTGCTCAGTTTCAGAGACAATTTTGCTCATAAACATCGCTTGAAACGACACAAAAAAAGCAATATAACTAATGGGCATTATCAACAGTAAAGGAATGAAAGATAAAGGTAAACTAACAATAATCAATACACTAAAAATTCCACCAAACACACTCACTGCAGCCATATTATGCCAAAATACACTCAAACTGACTTTAAACACACTGAACAACGTCAAGGTTGGTTGATAAAAAGCCAGCGGTACCGAATAAGCAAAACACATGAGATAAAACGATAATGCACTCACAAACAAAATAACATTGGCAGCACTAATATTTTCAACCATGTACTGCGCCGCTAAATCTGGTTGGCCAGCATATTGCTCCATCACTGCAATGGCATCTTTAAATAGCCAACTTGCCAATAACATCAACGCCATTCCTGCGCCTATTTGATATAAACCAAGTCGAAATAACCCTAATCTGCGACCGGCTAAGCTAAATGGAGAAAAAATATCTGCAACAGCAATTTTTTTACCTTGCTGGCGCATTAAAATAGCCTGATAAAACCCAGCAGTTAAAAAAGGAGTCGCAAGACCTGCTGCAATTTGCAAAACAGGAAAAAACAATGCTATCAGACCTAAGCTTCCCATGACTGCCTGCATCAAAATGAACGTTCCGGGCTGTAATTTAAATATTTGCCAAGCGGCTTTATACCAAGCGACACCAGCTTGGGCTTTGTAAATTCGTTGCTCTATGGCCATTTAGTCATCTTTTTAGTTAATAAATAAAATCAAAACGCACCAATTAAAGGTGCGCTTTTAAATATAGTGATCAGTAATCTAGCCTAATCGACTCTTATGCTACTTTTTTGTCTTACTTAAATCCAGCATATGTGAGCCATGTTTCACTTTCGTTTCCAAATAAGCTTCATTGCCATCTTTTACATGCGCATGCGTAGCGACCAGCCCTTCAACAGTAATGCCGGCATCAGTCAGCGCTTTTAACTTACGAGGATTGTTGGTCATTAAAGTGACCTTTGCCAATCCCATCGCGTTGAGCATTAACACGGCATCAGAGAAATCTCTTAAATCATCCTCAAAACCTAAGTGATTATTTGCTTCATAGGTATTCATGCCTTGAGATTGCAACACATAGGCATCTATTTTGTTGTACAAACCTATACCTCTGCCCTCTTGGCGCAAGTACAATAGGATCCCCCCTTGCTGATGCATTTTATCAATACATTCATTCAATTGTTCGCCACAATCACACCGTGAAGAATGAAAAACATCACCAGTTAAACACTCTGAATGCATGCGTATTAGAGGAGTCGTCTGTTTTTTATCTGCTTGGTTAAACACTAAGGCTACATGCTCAACACCATCTTTAAGACCAGAAAATGACAGGATTTCAGCAGGGATAGTGCTGTTTTTACCAACTTTCAGCTGGACTCTTGCTCGTACTTCAGCCACAACGCTTCCAAATTAAAATATATGATATTGTGATAATATAACAAAAAGCTCAATTCAGCGCCAAGGGCTACTCAGCGGCTTTTATATATACTTGATGTGTTGATTGTAATATATGGGGATTATTAAGTCATAAAGCAAGTCTCAAATACTGTAAAATAACAGTGATAAAAATCTTTTCTTTTTTCACCCCTTTTTCAAACCTGCTGCGTTTTACTATTAAGCAACAAAGGAGAAAAAAGATGAACAACACACTACCAGCACCACACATTCAAACAATCAGTAAAGTAGCTCTATTTACAGCTGTAGGGTTAGTAATGACATTTTGCGCATTTGCATTGATGCAATACCTTATTGCACCACAAGGCCAATATATTCCGACCAGTATCCCTGACTTTGATATAGAGATCGCCGAGGAAAAAAAGATTACACCGCCAAATATAATAAAGCGATTACCTCCACCACCGGTAATAAATAAAATCCCTCCCAAGCCGATGATCCCGTCAGAGACATCACAGACTGATATCGTGCCAATCCCCACTGTGACGCTTACAGCCCAACAGCCAAGTAATAGTACACTCTTTGCGCCAATATTGGATAATCAGGCGAGTCCTGTCGTTAGAATGGCACCAAAATACCCTATTCAAGCTGCACGTGAAGGTATCGAAGGATGGGTGAAATTAAGCTTTTCAATTTCAAAAACAGGCAGTGTTATCAATGCAAGTGTTTTAGATGCTCAACCAAAAAGAGTATTTGATGCGGCGGCCATCAAAGCACTCAAAAAATGGAAATATAAAACCAAAGTTGACAATGGACAAGCAATCGAGCAACACGGTTTGACTATTCAACTTGATTTTAAAATCGATAAAAGCCATTAATACGCTGGGGCAGTTGATCTCTCTAAATCTTGTTAAAGATAGCAATCACACAAGATCAACAGCCCCAAGGAAAACAGAGGTGAAACCTCTGTTTATTGCTGTAAATACGAGGAGTTATTTATTGATATTACTCAATCTTAAAAACTGGTTATCCAAACCTTTTGATCCTGAGAGTTTGATGATGCGCTTTTGTCAAACTGGTTCTCAAACAGATCTTAGTCGCCTTTTTAACTACTATGGCCAAGATCTTTACCATTACCTTGTATCATTGAGTAACCCTGAAATCGCAGAAGACGTTAGTCAAAAAACATGGTTAAAAGTCATCGAAAAAAAGCACCTGTATCGAGAGCAGGCATCTTTAAAAGCGTGGTTATTTACCATTGCGGCTAATACATTACGCGACGAAGTACGCCAGTCATCCCGTCATATAAGCACTGAAACAGCACAATTTGACACACTTTTGACCACCTGTAGTGAACCTCATGAAAGCATACTTGAACGTTACAATGAGGCATTAATGCAGCTTCCGTTTAAACAAAGAGAGAGCTTTATTCTGCAACAAGAAGGGTTTTCTTTAGCGCAAATTGCTGAGATTACTTCTGATCCTCAGGAGACAATAAAAACTCGCTTACGTTACGCTAAACAACATCTTAAATTTAAACTAGGAGACGACCATGAAGCATGAAGAACAATTTGAACACCAACTAAAACAGCTTCATCAGGCGAGAAAAGAGACCATTCACATACCTCTAAAACAAAAAGCATCGATTTTGTCGCTACTCACAGGTCGAAAACGCACTCCATGGTATATGCAAACCCAAGTCGCTCTGGGTATCGCGGCTGTTGCTGTATTATTTCACCTCGCTTATCAGAGGCACGCACAACCATCTGTTTTAACTAAATATTATGATGCCAGCTTGTATGCCCAAATAGAGGTCCATGATTACACTAATGAGCAGTATTCCAAAATGATTAATCGAGCACATCAACAGGCACAAACAGAACGCGATGATGCCTTGGCCAATTTAATAGATAAAGAGCTACTCACAGGCCGGTTAATGGCCCGTGATGAGGGTTGGTATATCGAGTCTTGCGATAAAACCCGCTTAGTTGAGCTAAAAGCCGATTTAATCCAGCAGTTAAATCTCACACACAATATTGATTTATCAATCGAGGTTGGAGATGCATTACAGATTGAAAATAATTCACAGGGTCAAATCATTGCACTACTAAAACCGATAGAAGCCCCCTCTTGCGGCTAAGGCTCGACAACTCTGGAATTATATTTTACTCTAGCGGTTCATTTATTTAGGGACAGAAAAATGAAATTGAACACATATTGTTTAGTCGCCCTCGCGCTATCGCTAGCCTCTACTACAACATTAGCCAATAATGACAGCACGACAGAGCAGTTCAAGCAAGCCTATAAAAACTATCAACAAGCCGTTACAAATAATCAGATAGACAATAAAATTAAATATGCCGAGCAGGCATA
The genomic region above belongs to Pseudoalteromonas ulvae UL12 and contains:
- a CDS encoding regulatory protein RecX is translated as MDDHEKQKLKNYVLWLLSRQEYSRRDLTFKLKQKGATADFIDTLLDWCEQHSFIDEKRYCESFIRRHLAKLHGLKRIQAEAAGKGIERTLLETLIDEMEIDWYQQAQAAYNRKFSGITGNLEFKEKAKIFRYLSYRGFNHEQIEFAMHAEPSDE
- a CDS encoding GTP cyclohydrolase II; its protein translation is MAEVRARVQLKVGKNSTIPAEILSFSGLKDGVEHVALVFNQADKKQTTPLIRMHSECLTGDVFHSSRCDCGEQLNECIDKMHQQGGILLYLRQEGRGIGLYNKIDAYVLQSQGMNTYEANNHLGFEDDLRDFSDAVLMLNAMGLAKVTLMTNNPRKLKALTDAGITVEGLVATHAHVKDGNEAYLETKVKHGSHMLDLSKTKK
- a CDS encoding RNA polymerase sigma factor; the protein is MKPLFIAVNTRSYLLILLNLKNWLSKPFDPESLMMRFCQTGSQTDLSRLFNYYGQDLYHYLVSLSNPEIAEDVSQKTWLKVIEKKHLYREQASLKAWLFTIAANTLRDEVRQSSRHISTETAQFDTLLTTCSEPHESILERYNEALMQLPFKQRESFILQQEGFSLAQIAEITSDPQETIKTRLRYAKQHLKFKLGDDHEA
- a CDS encoding energy transducer TonB, which gives rise to MNNTLPAPHIQTISKVALFTAVGLVMTFCAFALMQYLIAPQGQYIPTSIPDFDIEIAEEKKITPPNIIKRLPPPPVINKIPPKPMIPSETSQTDIVPIPTVTLTAQQPSNSTLFAPILDNQASPVVRMAPKYPIQAAREGIEGWVKLSFSISKTGSVINASVLDAQPKRVFDAAAIKALKKWKYKTKVDNGQAIEQHGLTIQLDFKIDKSH